The Deltaproteobacteria bacterium genome segment AGCCTTGATCTCCTTGATCCGGGCAACCGTCCATTCCAGGGCTTTCCTGGGACCATCGGTTTCACCGGCTTGACGGAATTCTTCAATCAAAGGAAGCGGGACGGTCACGCCGGGCAGGGAGCCGTCCTGGTATTGGCTGATTTCTTCCCAGTTTAAAAGGCGAAGGCCGGCAATAATTTTGGTTTCGTATTGCCGGGCAAATTTTATGAAATCAGCCAGCCGGTTAAGATTGAAGACCGCCTGGGTCTGGAAAAATGGAATGCCCATGGCCGCTTTTTTGGTAAACTTTAATAACTGGGGTTCCATGGGATCGGCTTCCGGGGTAACGACCGCCCCCAGGCAAAATTGAGGACTTCCTGCCAAAGGGTTTCCGGCCAGATCTTTCCCTTCCATTAATCCCTGAAGCATTTTCAAGGCCTGAACAGAGTCCAGATCATAGACCGGCTTGGCGTCCTTCTGATCTCCATGAGTTGTATGGTCACCGGTCAGGCAGAGGATATTGGTGATGCCCAGGGCTCCGGCCCCGAGGGCTTCCGAGGCCAGGGCCAGGCGATTTTTATCCCGGCAGGCCATATTCAGGATAGGCTCACCACCGGCTTGTTTGATCAGAAGACAGGCCGGTAAGGCCCCTAAACGCATCATCCCGCCGCGATTGTCGGTTAGATTGATTCCGTCCACTCGATCCTTCAGGATCTGTAC includes the following:
- a CDS encoding methylenetetrahydrofolate reductase, which produces MSKSFQESLKTGKFLITVELDPPKGIEIDNLLKQVQILKDRVDGINLTDNRGGMMRLGALPACLLIKQAGGEPILNMACRDKNRLALASEALGAGALGITNILCLTGDHTTHGDQKDAKPVYDLDSVQALKMLQGLMEGKDLAGNPLAGSPQFCLGAVVTPEADPMEPQLLKFTKKAAMGIPFFQTQAVFNLNRLADFIKFARQYETKIIAGLRLLNWEEISQYQDGSLPGVTVPLPLIEEFRQAGETDGPRKALEWTVARIKEIKAKNLGDGVHIMAIGQEHLIPEILDKAGL